The genomic region TTTGTTCTCCAAGATATCGCCGCCGATCTGCTTGCCGAATGTGTCATCACCAAAAGCGTCGAGGTAATCATCCTGCAACTGAAAGGCAAGCCCAAGCTGTAGCCCGAAGTTGTAAATGTGCTGCTGATTGTCGGGGGAGGTAGCTGCTACGATAGCGCCCATTTGGAGTGCTGCCCCGATAAGTACCGCTGTTTTATAACGAATCATCAGCAGATATTCCTCAGTGGTGACGGTAGAGCGGACTTCAAAATCCATATCGTATTGCTGCCCCTCGCACACTTCGAGAGCCGTCCTACTAAGAAGCTGTGTTAAACGTCCAAAAACCGCAGGTGGATAGTGCTCCAATAGCTGGTAGGTGAGGATGAGCATCGCATCGCCTGAGAGGATGGCAGTGTTTACATTCCACTTGTGATGCACCGTGGGGCAGCCACGTCGCAGCGGTGCTTTATCCATAATATCATCGTGGACGAGGGAAAAGTTGTGGAACATCTCAACGGCAGTGGCAGCGGGGAGTGCCTCGTGATAATCGGCGCCAAAGAGATCGGCAGCCATCATTGTGAGCACTGGGCGCAGACGTTTACCTCCGAGGTTGAGGATATAGGCAATTGGCTCATAGAGGTTTGTGGGCTGCTTTGCTGTGAGAGATTGCTTGAGGTAGTGCAAGAACTCTTCTCTATATTGTTCTGTTGAAAGGTTTTTCATATCTTGTGTATTTCGTTACCTGTGAATGTGTTGACCCCTTGTTGGGCGGCTTTAGCAGTAGTGAGCATCGCCTCGGCTAAGCGCTCGGTAGAGAGCGGTTGGTATCGGCGAAAAAGACCGATAGTGTTAAAGAAATTGAGTACTGAAATGGATAGCTTCTCCCCCACCCTATCAGAGTCTTTCCGCTTGAGCACTGAGGGCTGAAAGATATTCATACTGCTGAAAGCTAAGTTTTTAACGGCATCCTCCAGTTCACCTTTTATTTGGAGATAGAAGTTGCTCGAATGGCTATTCGCCCCAACTGAGGAGACGAGCATAAAGGTTTTCACCCCGTTAGCAGCAGCTGCTTTGGCAAAATCGAGGTTATATTGCACGTCGATCTGGCGCTGACGTTCTTTGCTGCCCGCTTGCTTGAGAGTGGTGCCTAAGCAGGAAAAGGCTACATCAGCGACTACTAATGGGCTCCACTGCTGGGGCTCGCTGAAATTGACGATGTGTTCTTGCAACTTGGGGTGTTGCAAGGAGAGCGGTTTTCGCACCAATGCGCGCACCTCGGTGAAGGTGTCGTCATTTAGTAATAATTGTAGTAAATCCTTACCTACGGCTCCTGTGGCACCTATGATTACTGCTGTCATAATTTGCAATTTTTGGGCAAAGGTACGATTTTTTAATGAATAACGGATAATACTCAATATACAATTTTTCGTTTTTCTACATTTTTTAAAATTGTTAGTGTATTTGTCTGGAATTAGCTGCATACGCAGTTTTTAGGAGATCCTAAAAATGTAGGAGATGTGTTCGAGATGTGTTCGAGATGTGTTCGAGCAGTGTTCGAGATGAGTCCGAAAGAAAAATTTTCTGTTGGGGGTTTTACTCAAAGGGGCTGCGATTGCGATGGGATACGGGAGGGGGTTTGAAGGAGGTTGGGAACATTTTTTTTGTGATTTATTTTTTTGTTTTGTAAAAAGGTTGTACTTTTGCAGCCTGAATTAAAAACTAATCGGGATGTGGCGCAGTTGGTAGCGTACACGTATGGGGTGCGTGTGGTCGCTGGTTCGAGTCCAGTCATCCCGACTTTCTTTTTAGATTATGAAACTTTCGAATTTTAATTTTGATCTTCCTAAGGAATTATTAGCGGAGTATCCGAGTGAGAACCGCGACGAGGCTCGCCTGATGGTGCTCCATCGCAAGACGGGCGAGATTGAACACAAGTTGTTCAAAGATGTGATTAACTACTTTGACGATGGTGATGTGTTCGTGATTAATAATACTAAGGTGTTCCCTGCGCGTTTGTTTGGCAATAAGGAGAAGACGAAGGCGCGTATTGAGGTGTTTCTGCTGCGCGAGCTAAGTGCTGAGCAACGCCTATGGGATGTGCTTGTAGACCCTGCGCGCAAGATCCGCATCGGGAATAAGCTCTATTTTGGCAAGGATGCGCGCTTGGTGGCTGAGGTGATTGACAATACTACTTCGCGTGGGCGTACGCTTCGTTTTTTGTACGATGGCACCTATGAGGAGTTTCGCCAGTATCTCAAAGAGCTTGGGCAAACGCCGCTGCCAAAGTATATTTCGCGCCCTGTGGAGCCTGAGGATGAGGAGCGTTATCAAACGATTTACGCTAAATACGAGGGTGCTGTAGCTGCACCAACGGCAGGGTTACACTTCTCTAAACATCTGATGAAGCGCTTGGAGATCAAGGGGATATCCTTTGCAGAGATTACTTTGCACGTGGGGCTGGGGACGTTCAGCCCGGTAGAGGTGGAGGATCTCTCTAAGCACAAGATGGATAGTGAGGAGATTATCATTCCAGAGGATCAGACACTTATCATCAATAAGGCTAAGGAAAGTGGCAAGCGTGTATGCGCTGTGGGCACTACGGTGATGCGTGCGCTGGAAAGCTCGGTGGCACCTAACGGCAATGTGAATCCGTACAATGGCTGGACGAATAAGTTTATCTTCCCGCCTTACGATTTTAGTGTTGCCAATGCGATGATTACGAACTTCCACACGCCGAAATCGACCTTGCTGATGATGGTTTCGGCTTTTGGCGGGCACGAATTGGTGATGCGTGCTTATCACGAGGCTGTTGCTGAGAAGTACAAATTCTACTCGTACGGCGACGCAATGCTCATTCTATAAGATATTAATATACAGCTTACAAAATGGTTTAACCACATACATATTACCAAAAGTATATGTATGTGGTTTTGTTTTTTGAGTTATTTTTTATACTTTTGGCGAAATTTCAGCATAGTTATGACACAGATATTAAACCATACGGATATTACCAATAAGATTAGGCGTATTGCCTACCAGATTTACGAGACGCATATTGATGAGCAAACTCTTATCCTTGCAGGGATTGATGGCAATGGGTATATTTTTGCCACTTTGCTTGCCGAGCAGCTCAGGGGGATATCGCCCTTAGAAGTCCAGTTGTGCAAGGTCTCCATAAACAAGCGAGAGCCTTTGGCAGGCAGCAGCGCTTCATTGCCCACAGAGGCGTATCGCGACAAGGCAGTGGTGCTAGTGGACGACGTGCTCGAGTCAGGCCGCACGCTGATGTATGGGGCTAAGCATTTCCTTGAAGTGCCGCTCAGGAGCCTTACCACAGCCGTGCTGGTGAACCGCAACCACAAGCAGTACCCTATCAAGGCGGACTTTAAGGGCATCTCGCTCTCTACCTCCCTGCAAGAGCATATCACTGTGGAGTTTGACGAGGGAGACTATAAAGCATTTTTGAGTTAATGGATAATGGATAGTGCAAAATGGATAATTACTTCTACTTTTCTACTTTCCTAATTTTCTAACTTCTAAATAAATATGACGTTACATACTTACCTTACCCTCGGAATACTACTCGTCTCTGCCCTATTTTTTATGAGCGGAAAAGTGCGTTCGGACTTAGTGGCAATGTGTTCGCTCGTGCTCTTAGTTCTTTTAGGCATACTCACGCCTGAGGAAGCACTATCGGGATTTTCCAACAACGTCATCGTGATGATGATAGGGCTGTTCATAGTCGGCGGGGCGATCTTCCAAACGGGATTGGCGAAGATGATCAGTAGCCGTATCCTGAGGCTTGCAGGCAATAGCGAAACGCGGCTTTTTGTGCTGCTAATGCTCGTTACTTCCTTCATAGGCGCCTTTGTGAGCAACACGGGCACAGTGGCACTGATGATGCCCATAGTGGTTAGCATCGCAATGGGGGCTAATATGAGCAGTAGCCGTCTTCTGATGCCGATGGCTTTTGCCAGCAGTATCGGTGGGATGATGACGCTCATCGGTACGCCGCCCAACTTGGTGATCGATGGAGAATTGATAAAGGCGGGCTACCAAAAACTCACCTTCTTCTCCTTTACGCCCGTAGGCTTGGTATGTTTGGTAGTGGGATTGTTAGTTCTTTTGCCCGCCAGCAAGTATTTTTTATCGAAGAAAGACAGTGGCAACTCCACTGACGGTAGCAAAGGCAAGAGTCTGCACGATTTAGTAGGGGAATATCAGCTTTCGAGCAATCTTTACCGCGTACTTATAGAAAAAAACTCGCCTTTTATATCCAAAACCCTACGAGAAATCAACATATCGCAGCAATATCACCTCAGTATCCTCGAGATTAGGCGTAAATCCACCTCTAATAACCCCTTCTTTAAGACAATTAACCAAGAGGTTGTCAATGCCGACACGGTGATTTATGAAGGCGACATCCTCTACCTCCGCGGGGCATTCGAGGACGTAGAGCGGATGGTAGCCGAGCAGCATTTAAGTCTGCTCAATACCCATCAGGCAGAGGAAAAAGAGGAAAATGGACTGAGTTTTCACGATATAGGCATTGCTGAGGTGCTAATTATGCCCGCCTCGAAACTCGTGAACACGCCCATCAAGGAAAGTAAGCTGCGTGAGCACTACGGATTGAACATCCTCGGCATTCAGCGCAAGGATAGCTATATTTTGCAGAACCTTAAGGACGAAAAAACCTTCGCCGGCGATATTCTTTTGGTGCAAGGGCGATGGGAATCGATCAGCAAGCTCGGTGATGAACGCAGTCAGCTCGTGGTGTTGGGGCAACCGCTGGCAGAAGCCTCGAAGGTTACCCTCACGCACAAGGCACCGATAGCCGCAGTGATAATGGTGGCAATGGTAGTGGCGATGATGTTTGATTTCATACCGATAGCCCCTGTAACAGCAGTGCTCATCGCCTCACTGCTAATGGTGCTCACCGGCGCATTGCGCAACGTGGAGGCAGCTTATAAGACCATCAATTGGGAAAGCGTGATACTCATCGCCGGAATGCTGCCGATGGCTGTAGCTTTGGACAAGACGGGCGTTTCAGGCTTGGTAGCCAATACTTTAGTAACGAATCTGGGCGATAAAAGTCCGTACATCTTGCTGGCAGGGGTGTACTTCACCACCTCACTGATGACGATGTTTATCAGCAACACGGCAACGGCAGTGCTTTTGGCGCCCATCGCTATGAAAGCCGCCCAAACCTTAGGATTACAGCCGCACGCCTTTCTTTTTGCTGTGTCAGTGGCAGCGAGTATGTGCTTCGCCTCACCTTTTTCAACCCCACCGAACGCACTGGTGATGTCGGCGGGGCGTTACACCTTTATGGACTACGTAAAAGTGGGCTTACCGTTGCAAATCATCTTAGGCTTGGTGATGATATTCGTGTTACCGATGCTTTTTCCGTTTTAGATAGAAATTTTATAGGAGGAAGCTGCTGAATACAATTATTGTAAAAAAGTTTTGGCTATTACAACTATTTGTTGTACTTTTGCCCAAAATTTAACAAAATAGAATGAGAGAGAAAATTTCAGAGTTTTTATTAGACGTATCGAAATACGTATTTACAGCAAGCATTGTAGCTCCTCTTTTCATAGGAGAAGAACAAAGAACAACCTTTTGCACAGTTGGGTTCTCGGTGTCTATCATCGGTTTGTTATTGGGGCTATCGTTAATTAAACGCAAAAAGGTAAATACCAATAATAACCAGAACCGCAAGAATAACAGAGGCGGGCGAAATCGCAACAACAGAAATAAAAAAGGACAAGCCAAAGAGCCTGAAAAAGAACTGGGGCTCAGTAGGTTCATCAAAGAATGAGTTTAAGGCAAGTATATTTTGACAATGCAGCCACGACCCCTGTACTACCAGAGGTGATAACTCGGATGTCGGAAGTGCTCAGTAAGCAGTTTGGCAATCCGTCGTCAACACACGCTTTCGGGCGCAGCGCCAAGTCAGTGATAGAACTTTGCCGTAAGAATATCGCTAAGAGGCTGAATGTACACCCTTCGGAAATCATTTTCACCTCTGGAGGAACAGAAGCTGATAATCTGATACTCAGGGGATGTGTGCGCGATTTGGGCGTACGAGTGATCATCACCTCCCCTATTGAGCATCACGCTGTGCTTCATACAGTGGAAGCATTGGCTAAGGAGTACACAATAGAGATACGCTATGTAAAGCTATCTGAGACAGGTGCGGTTGATCTTCAAGACTTGCGAAACTTGCTATTAGAATATCCTGAGGAGAAAGTATTAGTAAGCCTGATGCATGTAAATAATGAAGTGGGCAACATCCTATCTATCAAGCGTGTCGGGCGTATATGCAAGCAATACGGTGCTTATTTTCACTCTGATACTGTACAGACCATTGGGCACTATCCGTTGGATTTAGAAGAGATACAAGTGGACTTCATCACAGCCTCAGCCCATAAATTCCACGGACCGAAAGGGGTAGGATTTGCTTACATTAGAAGAGGAAATGCACTACACAGTTCGCTCTACGGAGGAGAACAAGAGAAAGGATTAAGAGCTGGCACTGAGTCAGTTCACGATATTGCAGGAATGGAAGTGGCTTTTAATCAAGCTTATGAGAAACTCAATGAACGCACAGCTTATTTGCAGGATCTGAAAGTGTATTTTATAGCCCAAATCAAGGTGCATTTCCCCGAGGCAATCTTTAACGGGCGTTGTACAGATATGCAGCGAAGTTCGTACTGTATTATCAATGTGGGATTTCCTTCTCTAAAAGATAAGAATGACACTTTATTATTTCTTCTGGATATGAAAGGAGTAGCCTGCTCAAAAGGAAGTGCGTGCCAGAGTGGTAGCGTACAAACTTCACACGTACTAAAAACCATTCTACCTGAGGAACAGCTAAAATACCCTTCTTTGCGCTTTTCCTTGTCAACTTTCAACACTCAGGAAGAGGTAGATTTCACCATAAAAATGCTTAAGGAAATAGAGCTTTCATAAAAAAGTTTCTGCCTTTTACAGTTGATTTCCAAGGTATTGTAATTTTTCTTTAAAAATTATCTTAAAAAAGTTTGGCAGTTATAAATAATTGCTGTAATTTAGTGCCTCCATTTAGTTGGAGAACCTTTGGATTACCGTAATATTTAAATCTCAGAAAGATATGCTAGACGAGAAAAATGACTTATCAGTAGAAGTGCAAGAAGAGGATAATACATTGTCATACGAGGCAATGAGTTTAGAGGATTTAACCAAAGCACTTAAAAAATTACTTGAAACAGATAGGATTCAAGCCATAAGAGGCGAGGTGAATGCTATCAGGAAGGAATTTGATGCCAAATATGAAATGCTCGTAGAAGAAAAACGAGAAGAATATCTGGCTGATGGTGGTGAAGACTATGATTTTAAGTACGAAAGCCCTATCCATAAGGAATTTTATGCCCTTTTAAAAGAATATCGCGAGAGATTTAGTGAGCTTCACAAAGAAATGGAGAAGCAACATAAAGAAAACCTCACACAACGCCGTGAAATAATTGAGGAACTGAAAAACCTCATCAATGTTGAAGAGAATATAGGCACTACCTTCAAACAATTTAAGGAGTTACAGGAGCGCTGGCGCAATGCAGGACCTGTTTCCAAAGCAGATTACGAAGATCTGTGGAACAACTACCATCATCACGTTGAGAGATTTTACGACTATATCCACCTGAGCAAAGATTTGCGTGATATTGACTTCAAACGCAACTTAGAGGAGAAAGAAAAGCTCATTGCAAGGGCTGAAGAGCTGCTCAGTGATGAGGTTGATGGACTGAAAGCTGCCCGAGAGTTGCAACAACTCCACCGTACGTGGAAGGAAGAGCTCGGACCTGTTGACAAAGAGCATCGTGAGAGTATCTGGGAGCGATTTACGCAACTCAGCAAGCAAATTAGAGATAAACAACAAGAGTATTTAAAGAACTTAGACAAAATTTTCGAGGAAAACTTAGCCAAGAAAAAGTCCATTATTGAAAAAATGAATGCTCTTGCTGCCAAAGAGCCTACCACTCACAACGGTTGGAAGCAACTTTCCAAAGAAATGCAAACCCTGCGCGAAAGTTACTTCAATGCAGGACGTGTTCCTGAGAAGGAAGCCGACACCGTGTGGACAAACTTTAAAGCTGCTTTCCGCATCTTCGATAAAAAGAAAAATCATTTTTATAAAGCAAGCAAGAAGGAGCAACAAGAGAACTTAGTTAAGAAGTTAGCCCTCGTGGAGATCGCAAAAGCAAACCAAGATAGCACCGACTGGGAAGTAACCACCGAATTGATGAAGAAAATCCAGAGGGAATGGAAGGAAATCGGGGCAGTACCTATTAAAAATAGTGAGAAAATCTGGAAAGAGTTCAAAAAAGCGTGCGATAATTACTTCAATCACTATGGAGAAGCGGTAAAAGCCAACAAAGATAGGGAGTTCTCATCACTAGATAGGAAAAAAGAACTCTTAGATGAGCTAAAAGCCTACCAGTTAGGCTCAGATAAGGATAAAAATATCGCCGACTTGCAAGAGTACGCCCGAAGATGGGACGAACTGGGGAGAACGCCACATTCAAAGAAGTCAATTGACATCAAATTCCATAAAATTATCGACGGGCTCTTCAAAAAACTTGATTTCGACAAGCAGGAGATCGAGATAATGAAATACAACAACAAACTCGAGCGCCTGATCAACGATGATAACGAGAATTCCCTCAACAACGAAGTAATATACGTAAAACGCCGCATTGAGGAAATCAAATCAGAAGTTTTGCAGCTGGAGAACAACTTATCGTTCTTTGGAAAGATCGACGAGAAGAATCCACTGATAAAAGAGGTTCTGAAAAACATCAACAACCAAAAAGAGAACCTATTGACGTGGGAAAACAAGCTGCGCGAACTCAAAAACTTACAAAAATCACAACAAGCTGAGGAAAACACAGCAGCAGAGGAAGAAAAAGTTTAATTTTTTATCATTTCATAGAGAAAGAGAGGTTATAAATACTTGTAACCTCTTTTTTTTAAGTCACTCCCAGCATATTTTTAATTCAATATGATATGAAACTCGTATTTGCAACCCATAATCAACATAAATTAAAGGAAATACAAGCCTTACTGCCTAAAAATATACAACTTTTAAGCCTTACCGACATCGGTTGTGAGGAGGACATCCCCGAGACGGCGCCAACCATCGAAGGGAACGCCATCCTGAAGGCAAAATACGTCGCTGAGAGATACGGATACGACGTTTTTGCTGACGACACAGGCTTAGAGGTCGATGCCCTCAACGGTGCGCCTGGGGTTTTCTCCGCTCGCTATGCGGGGCAGCAAAAAAGCGACACCGACAACCTCGCCCTGCTGCTGAGCAATATGAAAGGCGTGCAAAATCGCAAGGCACAGTTCCGAACGGTGATAGCCCTTAGCTTGGACGGCGCCCTCCACACCTTCGAAGGGATAGCCCGTGGCAGCATCACCGAGGCGCCCATCGGAGGGAACGGTTTTGGCTACGACCCTGCCTTCCTCCCCGAGGGATACACCCAAACTTTTGCCCAAATTTCAGCTGATGAGAAGAACAGAATCAGCCATCGGGGCAAGACTTTCGAGCAGCTACTCAGGTTCTTAAAAGAAAGAGCCCGCAATGCCTCCTAAGCGCTCTCACTCACCCTATTTTACACATAAAATATTAAAAATGACAGAAATATGAGTCTATTAGAAATCAAAGATATCAAGCGCGACTTCAAGTTGGGCAATGAAATACTCCACGTTTTGAAGGGTATCAACCTGAGCATCGAAAAAGGAGAGTACGTCGCCCTGATGGGACCCTCAGGATCGGGAAAATCAACCCTGATGAACATCCTCGGCTGCCTCGACACGCCAACTTCGGGGCAATATATCCTCAACGGCAAGGATGTGAGCAAAATGTCGGATTCAGAATTGGCAGACATCCGCAACCGCGAGATAGGTTTCGTCTTCCAAACCTTCAACCTGATGCCGCGCACCACAGCGCTGGACAACGTTGCCCTGCCGATGGTGTATGCGGGGGTAAACAAGGAAAAACGCCGCGAGCGCGCCCGCGAGGTGCTGCAGATGGTGGGCTTGGAGGACCGTATGCTGCACAAACCAAACGAACTCTCGGGCGGACAAAGGCAAAGGGTGGCTGTGGCACGTGCGTTGGTGAACCATCCGTCGATTATCCTCGCCGATGAGCCTACGGGCAACCTCGATTCGAAGACTTCGTACGAGATTATGAATCTTTTTGACTCCATCTACAACGCTGGCAACACCGTGATCCTCGTAACGCACGAGGAAGATATCGCCCACTACGCCAAGCGCATTATCCGCTTGAAGGACGGGATGATTGAAAGCGACGACAGCAAAAAAGAAAGTCAGATGTAGTGTTAGAAATCAGCAGCAAACAATTTTAACTTATGAATTTCTCCATCATCATACCAGCTTACAATGAGGAAGAAAGCATTGGCAAAACGCTCGAGTCGCTCCTCAATCAGACCCTAAAACCACATCAAATCATCGTGGTGGACGACGGATCGAGTGACAAAACTGCTGAAATTGTAGCTGAAATCGCCAAATCGCATCCAAATTTACAACTTATTGAGAAAAAAGAGAAGGGTGAGCATCTCCCTGGGGGAAAAGTGGTACGTACTTTCAACGTTGGACTTCCTTTTTTGAGTGAATCAACGGAGATTATCTGCAAATTTGATGCGGATTTGATATTCCCTGAGAACTATCTCGCCGTTTTGGATGCACATTACCGCACCGACCCTGCGCTGGGGATGTGTGGAGGCTTTTGCTACGTAGAACGCGATGGGCAGTGGGTGATTGAGAACCTCACCAACGCTGATCATCTGCGCGGGGCGGTAAAATCGTATCGGAAAAAGTGTTTTGAGGATATCGGGGGGCTGAAATTGGCAATGGGCTGGGATACTGCCGATGAGCTGCTGTCAAGATACCACGGATGGCGCGTAAAAACGGATGCCAGCCTCTGCGTAAAGCACCTCCGCCCGACTGGTGCAGGCTACGGACAGCGCGCTAAGTATCTGCAAGGGAGCGTTTTCTATCGTCTGCGCTACGGATGGGTACTGAGCTTGCTTGCCTCGGCGAAGTTGGCATTAAAAAAGAAGAGCATTCGTCAGTTTGGCAATTACCTCAAAGGATATTGGAAGGCAAAACGCGAAAAGCAACCTTATTTATTGACAGAAGAAGAAGGAAAATGGGTGCGCCAATACCGATGGAAGGGAATTTTTAGTAGGTTTTTAGGAAAATAGGTCAGGAAATCGGGAAAATGAACCCTATTTTATGAAAAACTCGACAGAAACAAACAAGATTGAAACTCATCTGAAGTGTTTTATGTAAGATTTAAGTCAGAATAAAATATTCTGATCGTATTCTGATGAAATTCTCACCAGAATAAAATATTCTGAGCGTATTTTGATGAAATTCTCACCAGAATAAAATATTCTGAGCGTATTTTAATTACATTCTCACCAGAATAAAATATTCTGGGCTGCGGCGCACTTGAGGCTCGGAATAAAATATTCTGACTTGCGACACGCCAGAGGTGAGAATAAAATATTCTGACCTTCTACCGAGACTAAAAAATCCGACTTTTTGCATTTTTTCCTTCTTGAGCGTTTTTATCTTCAAACATCACATATCGGGATAAAACTATCTTTCAGTACGTTATATCCTCGCAAAAAGAAAGTCAAAAAATATTTTTCATTTTTTTACGTAAAAATTTGTTTTTACTATAAAAATCCGTATCTTTGCATCGGATTAAAATGAAATCGAAACTACACCTATTATATAGTATATGGGAGATTTCAAAACTAATAAACAGATTTAAGAACCTAAAAAACATCTTTTTACTATGAAAAAGAACAAATTGGTATCATTGGATTACAGAAGGCTTTACAATTCTGAGTTTAGTCAGTTTTTCACTCGATTGGTAGATGATTTTGACAAGTCGGGGCTCAATCTGGAGGAAGATGAAAGCCT from Capnocytophaga haemolytica harbors:
- a CDS encoding glycosyltransferase encodes the protein MNFSIIIPAYNEEESIGKTLESLLNQTLKPHQIIVVDDGSSDKTAEIVAEIAKSHPNLQLIEKKEKGEHLPGGKVVRTFNVGLPFLSESTEIICKFDADLIFPENYLAVLDAHYRTDPALGMCGGFCYVERDGQWVIENLTNADHLRGAVKSYRKKCFEDIGGLKLAMGWDTADELLSRYHGWRVKTDASLCVKHLRPTGAGYGQRAKYLQGSVFYRLRYGWVLSLLASAKLALKKKSIRQFGNYLKGYWKAKREKQPYLLTEEEGKWVRQYRWKGIFSRFLGK